Proteins encoded in a region of the Candidatus Obscuribacter sp. genome:
- the rnd gene encoding ribonuclease D: MSDREEHGKLIEREADLSEMLNAIESEGIFGIDLEFIPERSYYPLICLVQVAVGDRVYLVDPIKVKQLSDLWKFVHNPDVIKIFHAGSQDLAIIYQHSGQTPRRIFDTQIAAGFIGLGYPAGYGKLLHSLFDLTLSKTESFTDWSLRPLSPSQIDYAIDDALHLLPLYQKLEQRLIERGRIDWVWEECKLYEEESYYVKESGREFLRIKGAQGLSRRKLAVLQAICLWRDQEARRIDKPPRFILNDNILLELAKKPPTHPGDIQRIRGVKDGQIAGYGKHIIRVVGEALALKDSECPQWPSGRAPSKADVLIADLLYMVLKVRSQEIDIAPELIATRDELQRFVRKNENDTNLESGWRHQLAGNELGKILSGAPLTVTVRDDSESPVSISL, from the coding sequence ATGTCAGATAGAGAAGAACACGGCAAACTCATAGAAAGAGAAGCCGACTTATCAGAAATGCTAAACGCTATTGAAAGCGAAGGTATCTTTGGTATTGACCTGGAATTTATCCCTGAACGCAGTTACTACCCTCTCATTTGTCTGGTGCAAGTAGCAGTCGGCGACAGGGTTTATCTCGTTGATCCAATTAAGGTAAAACAACTCTCTGACCTCTGGAAGTTTGTTCACAATCCTGATGTGATCAAGATTTTTCACGCCGGAAGCCAGGATCTAGCCATTATCTATCAGCACTCAGGACAAACTCCCAGACGTATATTTGATACACAAATCGCTGCTGGTTTTATTGGACTGGGCTATCCAGCTGGTTATGGCAAACTCTTGCACAGTCTCTTTGATCTCACTTTATCCAAAACCGAGTCCTTTACAGACTGGTCGCTCAGACCGCTCAGCCCCAGCCAAATTGACTATGCCATCGATGACGCCCTGCACCTCTTGCCCCTTTATCAAAAGCTAGAGCAGCGGCTCATCGAGCGCGGTCGTATTGACTGGGTTTGGGAAGAATGCAAACTCTACGAAGAAGAAAGCTACTATGTCAAAGAGAGTGGACGCGAATTTTTGCGAATAAAAGGGGCTCAGGGACTGAGTCGCCGCAAATTAGCAGTTTTGCAAGCAATTTGTCTCTGGCGTGATCAAGAAGCCAGACGTATCGACAAGCCACCACGCTTTATCCTCAATGACAATATCCTGCTTGAATTGGCAAAAAAACCACCGACTCACCCGGGCGACATCCAGCGTATCCGGGGTGTCAAAGATGGACAGATAGCTGGCTACGGCAAACACATCATCCGCGTAGTCGGTGAAGCTCTGGCCTTAAAGGACTCAGAATGTCCTCAATGGCCCTCTGGCCGTGCCCCGTCAAAAGCTGACGTATTAATTGCCGACTTACTTTACATGGTGCTTAAAGTGCGCTCCCAGGAGATTGATATCGCTCCAGAACTAATTGCCACCCGCGATGAATTGCAAAGATTTGTCCGCAAAAACGAAAATGATACCAACCTGGAAAGCGGCTGGCGTCATCAATTAGCTGGTAACGAACTGGGAAAAATTCTCAGTGGGGCACCACTGACAGTGACTGTGCGGGACGACAGCGAGAGCCCGGTCAGTATTTCGCTTTAG
- a CDS encoding acyl-CoA/acyl-ACP dehydrogenase, whose protein sequence is MTSVKDPNGDASSFAETAMQLAGKSEEESKRTGAVDRADDQVESLFAEQYKTSNSPVHKAVWEAKIPLELFCPPKQSETALSLPSMTKSLDVLKKHQKAGTMMDDKGKISTAVFDDLAQSGYWGMLIEEKYGGQGATVRQFMTFLTRVASIEPTAAGLASVHGCIGAVDPVRSFGSEEQRKRFLPRLASGETLSGFALTEPQAGSDLTALKTKAELDGDHYVVNGEKLFITNAVPGRTVGLVCLVNGKPAALIAELPKEENENFKVVPYSLHALKHAFNNGLKFKDFKVPKENLLSPTVGDGLTVAYHGLNMGRLALCATAAGVMRIMLANMLPWAGFRLTYGQAIETRELVKRRIARAAALIVGADALVAWGSWLLDQGFRGELECIIAKIFGSEAEKECAVELFMKTHGGRSFLSGHLLGDNIHDFLAPCIYEGEGEMLGMAFFKSLAKQHGTTYFEPVGKQIAKCGIKKFNPVNPAHAFALRNELVPYSLWWVAKQLEGIDQHEVPGMNEDLKSHVDFALEFLSESPLELSQAMVKHQLKLADRQCRIAEMSGRIQDAIIMLVTSLYAHAEKDDTLIAAADILCQDLRRKLTGERPSDSYFKACSKLADLVVAGKFPGLSDIATQDILFKYENDKKQS, encoded by the coding sequence ATGACATCCGTAAAAGATCCAAATGGTGATGCCAGCAGTTTTGCAGAAACAGCAATGCAACTGGCGGGTAAGTCCGAGGAAGAATCCAAGCGCACTGGTGCGGTGGACCGAGCCGACGATCAAGTGGAGTCGCTCTTTGCCGAGCAGTACAAGACATCCAACAGCCCGGTGCACAAAGCCGTCTGGGAAGCCAAAATACCTTTAGAACTATTTTGTCCACCAAAACAATCCGAAACAGCACTCAGTCTGCCGTCCATGACCAAGTCACTGGATGTGCTTAAAAAGCACCAGAAAGCTGGCACCATGATGGACGACAAAGGCAAAATCAGTACAGCTGTTTTTGACGATCTTGCCCAAAGCGGCTACTGGGGCATGCTTATCGAAGAAAAGTATGGCGGTCAGGGTGCCACAGTCAGACAATTTATGACCTTTCTAACAAGAGTTGCCAGTATCGAGCCGACCGCTGCTGGTCTGGCATCAGTACATGGTTGTATCGGGGCGGTCGATCCTGTCCGTAGCTTTGGCTCCGAAGAACAGCGCAAACGCTTTTTGCCACGCCTGGCTAGCGGTGAGACCCTCTCTGGTTTTGCTTTAACTGAGCCACAAGCAGGCTCCGATTTGACAGCTCTCAAAACAAAAGCTGAGTTAGATGGCGACCACTATGTAGTCAACGGCGAAAAACTCTTTATTACCAACGCTGTACCTGGTCGTACAGTTGGTCTGGTCTGCTTAGTAAACGGCAAGCCAGCGGCGCTCATAGCTGAATTGCCCAAAGAAGAAAACGAAAACTTTAAGGTTGTGCCTTACAGCCTGCACGCCCTCAAGCACGCATTTAACAACGGTCTCAAGTTTAAAGACTTCAAAGTGCCCAAAGAAAACCTGCTCTCACCCACAGTGGGAGATGGTCTGACTGTGGCATATCACGGACTAAACATGGGCAGACTGGCTCTCTGCGCCACAGCCGCTGGTGTGATGCGCATTATGTTGGCCAACATGTTGCCATGGGCGGGCTTCCGCCTTACTTATGGTCAGGCCATCGAAACCAGAGAGTTGGTTAAACGACGCATCGCCCGTGCTGCAGCTCTCATTGTCGGCGCCGATGCGCTTGTAGCCTGGGGGTCATGGCTCTTAGACCAGGGCTTCCGCGGCGAACTGGAATGCATCATCGCCAAAATCTTCGGCTCTGAAGCCGAAAAAGAATGTGCCGTCGAACTGTTCATGAAAACCCACGGCGGACGCTCATTCTTGTCAGGTCATCTCCTTGGTGACAATATCCATGACTTCCTTGCACCTTGTATTTATGAGGGTGAAGGCGAGATGCTTGGCATGGCGTTTTTTAAATCGCTGGCTAAACAGCATGGTACGACTTACTTTGAGCCTGTTGGCAAGCAGATTGCCAAATGCGGTATCAAAAAATTCAATCCGGTCAATCCTGCTCATGCTTTTGCCCTGCGCAACGAGCTTGTGCCCTACTCTTTGTGGTGGGTAGCCAAACAATTAGAAGGCATCGATCAACACGAAGTGCCTGGCATGAACGAAGATCTGAAGAGCCATGTCGATTTTGCTCTGGAATTTTTGTCAGAATCGCCTCTTGAACTGAGTCAAGCCATGGTCAAGCACCAGCTCAAACTGGCTGATAGACAATGTCGTATTGCTGAAATGTCTGGGCGCATACAAGACGCCATCATCATGCTGGTCACCAGTCTTTATGCCCATGCCGAAAAAGACGATACTTTGATTGCTGCTGCCGACATCCTCTGCCAGGACCTGCGCCGCAAACTGACTGGTGAGAGACCATCAGACAGCTATTTCAAAGCTTGCAGCAAACTAGCAGATCTCGTAGTCGCCGGTAAATTCCCGGGTCTTAGCGATATCGCGACCCAGGATATTCTCTTCAAATACGAAAACGACAAAAAACAGAGTTAG
- the xth gene encoding exodeoxyribonuclease III, with product MQIASWNVNSISVRLPHVLSWLQTVKPCHLGLQELKVVDEKYPYKQFEELGYTSHVKGEKTYNGVAMLSRTTTELVHDQLLGAPEPVQSRLIEVLTQEGIYILNLYVPNGSEVGSSKYLYKLEWFKSLMKFIETNHKREDKLVVMGDFNIAPADIDVHSPEEWEGQVLVSPQERECFQTLLTEFGLTDSFRHLAPDAAQYSWWDYRMMAFRRNRGLRIDHILVSEPLLPMLKRSWIDKEPRKLEKPSDHAPVVIELEI from the coding sequence ATGCAAATTGCAAGTTGGAATGTCAACTCCATAAGCGTGCGTTTACCCCATGTACTCTCATGGTTGCAAACAGTTAAACCTTGCCATCTTGGTTTGCAGGAGCTAAAAGTTGTTGATGAAAAATATCCTTATAAGCAATTTGAAGAATTGGGATATACGAGTCATGTCAAAGGCGAAAAGACTTATAACGGTGTGGCGATGCTATCGCGCACAACTACTGAGCTGGTGCATGATCAATTACTGGGCGCGCCTGAGCCAGTGCAGAGTCGCCTAATCGAGGTCTTGACTCAAGAAGGCATCTATATACTCAATCTATACGTGCCAAATGGCTCTGAAGTTGGCTCTAGCAAATATCTCTATAAATTGGAATGGTTTAAATCTCTAATGAAATTCATTGAGACTAACCATAAAAGAGAAGACAAACTTGTGGTAATGGGGGACTTCAACATAGCACCAGCAGATATAGATGTGCATTCCCCTGAAGAATGGGAAGGACAGGTGCTTGTTTCACCACAAGAAAGAGAGTGTTTTCAAACGCTCTTAACTGAATTCGGCTTAACCGATAGCTTTCGTCATCTCGCGCCTGATGCTGCCCAATATTCCTGGTGGGACTATCGCATGATGGCGTTTCGGCGTAATCGTGGCCTTAGAATCGATCACATACTCGTTTCTGAGCCTCTTTTACCCATGCTAAAACGCTCATGGATAGACAAAGAGCCCCGCAAGCTTGAAAAGCCTTCAGATCACGCACCGGTTGTTATAGAGCTAGAAATCTAA
- a CDS encoding ribbon-helix-helix protein, CopG family, whose translation MPKKVLIALPPAMLEQVDFIAQCEHRTRSDLIREALRRYLDNFRRQQGSHLSVSTMEVSDSYAGIPSTTSSST comes from the coding sequence ATGCCCAAAAAGGTCCTGATTGCACTGCCTCCTGCCATGCTCGAGCAAGTCGACTTTATCGCACAGTGCGAGCACCGCACCCGCTCAGACCTGATTAGAGAAGCACTCCGTAGATATCTGGACAATTTCAGAAGACAACAAGGAAGCCACCTGTCAGTAAGCACCATGGAAGTCTCAGACTCCTATGCTGGTATCCCAAGCACCACCAGTTCTTCCACATAA
- a CDS encoding HEAT repeat domain-containing protein: MSTTSSGELLDELSDFVSELLVQYDYPGFESRGFHVGLPEKFHSAGSRLFGDALNHPSVYVQIVALRWFQEKPGTIKPFVKEITTMLKHQDEWVRAEALGTLERFAAPTSGNALSCAELLGDSDVMVRRAVGKALCKILPRVNDKVAKELADVRQKNLDDVLNLLKNALTDADVQVRQKAEKALRKSGSLI; this comes from the coding sequence ATGAGTACAACGTCTTCCGGAGAACTCCTCGACGAGCTTTCCGACTTTGTCTCTGAGTTACTAGTGCAATATGACTATCCGGGATTTGAGTCGCGCGGATTTCATGTTGGCTTGCCCGAAAAGTTTCATTCTGCTGGTAGCAGACTTTTTGGTGATGCTCTTAATCATCCTTCTGTTTATGTGCAAATCGTTGCACTGCGCTGGTTTCAAGAAAAGCCAGGAACTATCAAACCTTTTGTCAAAGAAATAACGACAATGCTCAAGCACCAGGATGAGTGGGTTAGAGCTGAGGCCCTTGGTACGTTAGAGCGCTTTGCTGCTCCGACAAGTGGTAATGCACTCAGTTGTGCCGAATTACTTGGTGATTCTGATGTGATGGTAAGAAGAGCTGTTGGTAAGGCTCTTTGCAAAATTTTGCCACGTGTCAACGACAAAGTAGCAAAAGAGCTAGCAGATGTCCGTCAAAAAAATCTGGATGATGTCCTCAATTTACTTAAAAACGCTCTTACCGATGCCGATGTACAAGTCAGGCAAAAAGCCGAAAAAGCGCTGCGTAAGTCAGGTAGTTTGATCTAG
- a CDS encoding aldo/keto reductase family protein, whose product MQYRKIGKWGVKVSEVALGSWLTYGGTVEEKNSIKQIHHAFEQGINFFDTANVYAHGASEVVVGKALKNMKRESCFIGTKVFFPMGEGPNDKGLSRKHVVEQCHASLKRLNLDCIDLLQCHRFDPEVPMEELVRTMDDLTRQGKILYWGVSEWSGSQIEDAYRVADLLNAPPPISNQPCYNMLTRNIEASVMPTCERLGVGQVVFSPLAQGVLTGKYAPGKAIPADSRAADSRVNMFMMGRSLMSDETLQRVEKLKAVADEEKLTLSQVALAWCLRTNNVASVIIGATKTSQIDENVKAAGVRLTSDAMSKIESILGQVSARH is encoded by the coding sequence ATGCAATACCGCAAAATTGGTAAATGGGGCGTCAAAGTCTCAGAGGTTGCTCTGGGCAGCTGGCTCACTTACGGCGGCACAGTCGAAGAAAAAAATTCAATTAAACAAATTCATCATGCTTTTGAGCAGGGTATCAATTTTTTTGATACAGCCAATGTCTATGCCCATGGAGCCAGCGAAGTAGTTGTCGGCAAAGCACTTAAAAACATGAAGCGTGAATCATGTTTTATTGGTACTAAAGTATTTTTTCCTATGGGCGAAGGACCTAATGATAAGGGGCTCTCACGCAAGCATGTGGTAGAGCAATGTCATGCCAGCCTCAAAAGACTCAATCTAGATTGTATTGATCTTTTGCAGTGTCATAGATTTGATCCCGAAGTGCCTATGGAAGAGCTAGTCCGCACTATGGACGATCTCACCCGTCAGGGCAAAATACTTTATTGGGGTGTAAGTGAATGGAGCGGCTCTCAGATTGAGGATGCTTACCGTGTCGCTGACTTGCTCAATGCTCCGCCACCAATTAGTAATCAGCCTTGCTATAACATGCTCACTCGCAATATAGAGGCATCAGTTATGCCTACTTGTGAGCGGCTTGGTGTTGGTCAGGTGGTGTTCTCGCCTCTGGCTCAAGGTGTTTTGACTGGTAAATATGCGCCAGGCAAGGCTATACCAGCCGATAGTCGCGCTGCCGATAGTCGTGTCAATATGTTTATGATGGGTCGCTCTCTCATGTCCGATGAGACTTTGCAGCGAGTCGAAAAGCTTAAGGCTGTTGCCGATGAAGAGAAGTTGACCCTCTCGCAGGTGGCACTGGCCTGGTGTTTGCGCACAAACAATGTAGCCAGTGTGATCATTGGAGCCACTAAAACCAGCCAGATAGACGAAAACGTCAAAGCCGCTGGAGTTAGACTGACCAGTGACGCTATGAGTAAAATCGAGTCCATTTTGGGTCAGGTTTCGGCCCGTCATTAA
- a CDS encoding MFS transporter: protein MSDSDKYKPGLFIPTLYFIEGLPYALAASVSVVLLQNLGASKQYIGEVTSLLTLPWTLKFIWAPLVDIYGLKRQWILVAHLVLALFAFLVACSLKLDNGLTFCIAAFGGMALASATQDVAMDGYYLEVLDNKQQSLFVGVRNAAYRMAMLFGQGALVFVAGKLAHSMDVRTSWAIVFLIAAFVFAFAFVLHNLILPKGSGNSPKESATTTVAAKEFFEIFTSFFKRPRIVVIVLYMVLFRLGDALMLKMAQPFLLDEASKDGLHISTDNVGLIYGGVGVAFLLLGGFIDNYVVSKFSLKRTLMPTALIQNSAILLYYVLSIAKPNLVLVAIFNAYEQLAYGLGLAAYTVFLLGLASPRYRSGHYAIATACMSLGVLVPGYFSGRLCESLGYQHFFLTSFVLSIPGMMTIFFLPLADNKEA from the coding sequence TTGAGCGACTCCGACAAGTATAAGCCAGGCTTATTTATCCCCACTCTCTATTTTATCGAGGGTCTGCCCTACGCGCTGGCAGCATCGGTCTCGGTTGTGCTCTTGCAAAACCTGGGGGCGAGCAAACAATATATAGGTGAAGTGACCAGTTTACTCACTTTGCCCTGGACGCTCAAGTTTATCTGGGCCCCTCTGGTCGATATCTACGGACTCAAAAGACAGTGGATACTGGTGGCACATCTGGTGCTTGCTCTTTTTGCTTTTTTGGTGGCTTGCTCACTCAAACTCGATAATGGTTTGACCTTTTGTATTGCTGCTTTTGGTGGCATGGCGCTGGCTAGCGCTACACAGGACGTAGCTATGGACGGCTATTATCTGGAGGTGCTCGATAATAAACAACAGTCACTCTTTGTTGGTGTGCGCAACGCTGCCTACCGCATGGCTATGCTCTTTGGTCAGGGTGCACTTGTTTTTGTTGCTGGCAAACTGGCTCATAGCATGGATGTGCGGACAAGCTGGGCGATTGTCTTTTTGATTGCTGCCTTTGTTTTTGCCTTTGCATTTGTTTTACACAATTTGATTTTGCCTAAGGGTAGTGGTAACAGTCCAAAAGAAAGCGCTACCACAACCGTGGCAGCAAAAGAGTTTTTTGAGATATTTACAAGCTTTTTTAAGCGACCGCGTATCGTCGTGATTGTCCTATATATGGTGTTGTTTAGACTGGGCGATGCCTTGATGCTCAAAATGGCCCAGCCCTTTTTGCTCGATGAAGCCAGTAAGGACGGCTTGCATATCAGCACAGATAACGTGGGCTTGATTTACGGCGGAGTGGGCGTGGCCTTTTTGTTATTGGGCGGCTTTATTGATAACTATGTTGTCAGCAAATTTAGCTTAAAGCGCACTCTCATGCCCACTGCGTTAATTCAAAACAGCGCCATACTTTTATATTATGTTTTGTCAATTGCTAAACCAAATTTAGTCCTGGTGGCGATTTTTAACGCCTATGAGCAACTGGCTTATGGTCTTGGTCTTGCAGCCTATACAGTCTTTTTGCTGGGATTGGCTTCCCCACGCTATCGCAGTGGTCATTACGCCATTGCTACAGCTTGCATGTCACTGGGTGTGCTTGTACCTGGCTACTTTAGCGGGCGTCTGTGTGAGTCCCTGGGATATCAGCACTTTTTTCTAACCAGTTTTGTCCTTTCCATCCCTGGTATGATGACTATCTTCTTCCTACCGTTAGCTGACAACAAAGAGGCTTGA
- a CDS encoding aconitate hydratase, translating to MMSQLTVNEIKKMYQSLAAKHEEARKKLGRPLTLTEKVLIAHLDQWPAEGLKRGETYALLRPDRVAMQDATAQMALLQFMQAQLKTVAVPSTVHCDHLIQARDGAQADMDRAIDENKEVYDFLASASKKHGIGFWEPGSGIIHQVVLENYAFPGGMMIGTDSHTPNAGGLGMIAIGVGGADAVDVMAGEAWGVRWPKLIGVHLKGKLNGWTSPKDVILKIAGMLTVAGGTGAIVEYFGPGTASISCTGKGTITNMGAELGATTSIFPYDERMGTYLRVTKRADIADAADAHRVDLKADPEVENDPTKFFDKVIEIDLDTLEPYVVGPHTPDLARPISAFAAEIKEKGYPDKLSYALIGSCTNSSYEDMSRAANVAQQGVDAGIKSTCGFLVTPGSEQVYETIQRDGQMETLNAIGATVLANACGPCIGQWRRVDMQQGVPNSIITSFNRNFQKRNDGNSETLAFIGSPEIVTALALAGKLSFNPMTDTIATPSGGQVKLKEPVAKELPELGFICEKDGFVPPAEDGDKVQVIVKDDSERLQLLAPFAPWNGKDYNNLPILMKALGKCTTDHISAAGPWLKFRGHLDRISDNMFIGAINAFTKDVGIGLDVISGERASYPQVARHYKAEGLGWIAVGDNNYGEGSSREHAAMSPRFLGCKAVVVKSFARIHETNLKKQGILALTFANPEDYDKILETDRVSISGISQLAPGKNVEMTIDHANGKSEKVELKHTMTEEQIGWFKAGSALNLIREKQTAVAK from the coding sequence ATGATGTCGCAACTAACAGTCAACGAAATAAAAAAAATGTATCAATCTCTTGCCGCCAAGCACGAAGAGGCAAGAAAGAAGTTAGGTAGACCGCTCACTCTTACCGAAAAGGTTTTAATCGCTCACCTCGATCAATGGCCCGCTGAAGGTCTAAAGCGTGGTGAGACATACGCTCTTTTGAGACCAGACCGTGTGGCTATGCAAGACGCCACAGCGCAAATGGCTCTATTGCAATTTATGCAAGCTCAGTTAAAAACAGTAGCAGTACCATCGACGGTGCACTGCGATCACTTAATTCAGGCTCGTGACGGCGCTCAAGCTGATATGGACCGGGCTATCGACGAGAACAAAGAAGTCTACGACTTCCTCGCATCCGCCTCCAAAAAGCACGGCATTGGCTTCTGGGAGCCCGGTTCTGGCATTATTCACCAGGTTGTACTCGAAAACTACGCCTTCCCCGGCGGCATGATGATCGGTACAGACAGTCACACACCTAACGCTGGCGGTCTCGGTATGATCGCTATCGGTGTTGGCGGAGCTGACGCTGTCGATGTTATGGCAGGCGAAGCCTGGGGAGTTAGATGGCCCAAACTTATCGGTGTCCATCTAAAAGGTAAGCTCAACGGTTGGACATCGCCTAAAGACGTCATCCTCAAGATTGCCGGTATGCTCACCGTTGCTGGTGGCACGGGCGCTATTGTTGAGTACTTTGGTCCTGGCACTGCTTCTATTAGCTGCACTGGCAAAGGCACAATCACCAATATGGGCGCTGAGCTTGGCGCAACCACATCGATATTTCCTTATGATGAGCGTATGGGCACCTACCTGCGCGTCACTAAGAGAGCTGATATTGCAGATGCAGCTGACGCTCACCGCGTCGATCTCAAAGCAGATCCAGAAGTAGAAAATGACCCGACCAAGTTTTTTGACAAAGTTATCGAAATCGATCTCGATACACTAGAACCCTACGTCGTAGGACCTCATACACCCGACCTGGCTCGCCCAATCTCAGCATTTGCAGCTGAAATCAAAGAAAAAGGCTATCCAGACAAACTCTCCTATGCTCTCATTGGTAGTTGCACAAACTCCAGCTACGAAGACATGAGCAGAGCTGCAAATGTCGCCCAGCAAGGTGTTGATGCCGGCATCAAGAGCACATGCGGATTTTTGGTCACACCAGGATCTGAGCAAGTCTACGAGACCATCCAGAGAGACGGTCAAATGGAAACACTCAATGCCATAGGCGCAACTGTGCTGGCTAATGCCTGCGGTCCATGCATCGGACAATGGCGCCGCGTTGATATGCAACAAGGTGTGCCAAACTCCATCATTACTTCATTCAACCGCAACTTCCAAAAGCGTAATGACGGTAACTCCGAGACTCTCGCTTTTATCGGCAGCCCCGAAATAGTCACAGCACTTGCTCTGGCTGGCAAACTATCCTTTAACCCGATGACAGATACTATCGCCACCCCTAGTGGCGGTCAGGTCAAACTCAAAGAGCCTGTAGCAAAAGAGCTACCAGAGCTCGGCTTTATCTGCGAAAAAGATGGTTTTGTACCGCCTGCTGAAGACGGCGACAAAGTGCAAGTAATTGTCAAAGACGACTCAGAGCGTCTGCAACTGCTCGCTCCTTTTGCTCCCTGGAATGGCAAGGATTACAACAATCTACCAATCTTGATGAAAGCTCTCGGTAAGTGCACCACCGACCATATCTCTGCCGCTGGTCCCTGGCTCAAGTTTAGAGGTCACCTGGATCGCATCTCGGACAATATGTTTATTGGCGCTATCAACGCCTTTACAAAAGATGTCGGTATCGGTCTCGATGTAATCAGTGGTGAGCGCGCAAGCTACCCACAAGTAGCAAGACACTACAAAGCCGAAGGTCTGGGCTGGATAGCTGTTGGCGACAACAACTATGGCGAAGGCTCAAGCCGCGAGCACGCCGCCATGTCACCGAGATTTTTGGGATGCAAGGCCGTTGTGGTTAAGAGCTTTGCTCGTATCCACGAAACCAACTTGAAGAAGCAAGGCATCCTTGCTCTGACATTTGCAAATCCTGAAGACTACGACAAGATCCTGGAAACAGATCGAGTCAGCATCAGCGGAATCTCACAACTTGCTCCTGGCAAAAATGTGGAGATGACCATCGATCACGCTAACGGTAAGAGCGAAAAAGTGGAACTCAAGCACACCATGACCGAAGAACAAATCGGCTGGTTTAAAGCTGGTAGTGCACTCAACCTCATCCGTGAAAAACAAACCGCGGTAGCTAAATAA
- a CDS encoding tetratricopeptide repeat protein, whose translation MVAPQKRHSLSRLDALDRDDGENLYVIRGLYKLALGWQDRGHLNAAKTIYQFIVKVPERTPSVNCEEVTKSMGNLASIFLIQDALMEAEDTFLKAIARCYETLGDEHELFALLLREYACLLRRMGLSDQAQALEQRADQVAPANLPLLI comes from the coding sequence ATGGTCGCCCCTCAAAAACGCCATAGTCTGTCGCGTCTCGATGCACTCGATAGAGACGATGGCGAAAATCTCTATGTTATCCGTGGTCTCTACAAACTGGCACTGGGCTGGCAGGATAGAGGTCATCTCAATGCTGCTAAGACGATTTATCAGTTTATTGTCAAAGTGCCTGAGCGCACTCCCTCAGTTAATTGTGAGGAAGTGACAAAAAGCATGGGCAATCTGGCCAGCATCTTTCTTATTCAAGATGCATTGATGGAGGCAGAAGACACCTTTCTCAAGGCCATTGCTCGCTGCTATGAGACCCTCGGCGACGAACATGAGCTTTTTGCTCTACTCTTGCGCGAGTATGCCTGTCTGCTCAGGCGCATGGGCCTGAGCGATCAAGCTCAAGCTCTTGAGCAAAGGGCGGATCAAGTAGCACCGGCCAATTTGCCTTTGCTTATTTAG
- a CDS encoding alpha/beta hydrolase, translating into MIAAAVALSLAYLGLSPRIGVRLYEPLLFHPAAYPSDFDLANLTQIVGHSPQSVYFASQGKLAQSATLHGWHFKSGDINAPTVLLSHGNAGNITGRTVLLSWLCSLGVNVFIYDYRGFGQSSARPSVPGVTQDGLSAYDYLVSQNIDPSKIVLYGESLGVAISTYIASQRAVSAMILQSGFASLRSIACQLYPILSIYNQTLFCQPALDSASILSLDHPPLLIFHGAKDQVVPVSHAHNLYQCAKGSKQLIVFDDCQHSDLVANQSERMSAAVKPLLKSICDNQHHVIGNA; encoded by the coding sequence ATGATTGCCGCAGCTGTAGCCCTCTCTCTGGCCTATCTGGGGCTTTCGCCTCGTATCGGCGTGCGTCTATATGAGCCCCTACTATTTCATCCTGCAGCGTATCCATCTGACTTTGATCTTGCCAATCTCACTCAGATAGTAGGACACAGTCCGCAGTCTGTATATTTTGCAAGCCAGGGCAAGCTGGCTCAGAGTGCTACTTTGCACGGTTGGCATTTTAAATCTGGCGATATAAACGCTCCAACGGTACTGCTCAGTCACGGCAATGCCGGCAATATCACCGGACGGACTGTACTTCTTAGCTGGCTTTGTAGTCTGGGAGTCAATGTATTTATCTATGATTATCGTGGTTTTGGTCAGAGCAGTGCCAGACCATCTGTCCCCGGGGTCACTCAAGACGGGCTTAGTGCCTATGATTATCTGGTAAGTCAAAATATTGACCCTAGCAAGATTGTGCTTTATGGTGAGTCTCTGGGAGTAGCTATCTCTACTTATATTGCCAGTCAAAGAGCCGTGTCAGCCATGATCCTGCAATCGGGTTTTGCTTCATTGAGGAGCATTGCCTGTCAGCTCTATCCTATTTTAAGTATCTACAACCAGACTCTCTTTTGTCAGCCAGCACTGGATAGCGCTTCAATACTCAGTTTGGACCACCCTCCACTTTTGATTTTTCACGGTGCAAAAGATCAGGTCGTGCCGGTCAGTCATGCCCACAATCTTTATCAATGTGCAAAAGGTTCAAAGCAACTGATCGTTTTTGATGATTGTCAGCACTCCGACTTAGTCGCTAATCAGAGCGAGCGTATGAGCGCAGCTGTAAAGCCACTTTTAAAAAGTATCTGTGATAACCAGCATCATGTTATTGGTAATGCCTGA